The following are from one region of the Salinirussus salinus genome:
- a CDS encoding ArsR/SmtB family transcription factor, producing the protein MNGLLPRESTVDQPEQPQVVGLDDGDSADAFSVLSSDTARSVLGQLYREPATQSELADELGLSIQNVAYHVERLEAADLLTVVDSWYSEKGRNMDVYAPAGDPLVLVAGGGDGLDEARRAVAGRPEDNPDRGAGD; encoded by the coding sequence ATGAACGGACTCCTCCCACGGGAATCGACGGTCGACCAGCCCGAGCAGCCACAGGTCGTGGGCCTCGACGACGGGGATTCGGCGGACGCCTTCTCGGTGCTCTCCTCGGACACCGCCCGGTCGGTGCTCGGCCAGCTGTACCGGGAGCCGGCGACCCAGTCGGAGCTGGCCGACGAGCTCGGGCTGTCGATCCAGAACGTCGCGTACCACGTCGAGCGGCTGGAGGCGGCCGACCTCCTCACCGTCGTCGACAGCTGGTACTCCGAGAAGGGACGGAACATGGACGTGTACGCCCCTGCCGGCGACCCGCTGGTGCTGGTGGCCGGCGGCGGGGACGGACTGGACGAGGCCCGTCGGGCCGTCGCCGGGCGCCCGGAGGACAACCCCGACCGGGGTGCCGGTGACTGA
- a CDS encoding acyl-CoA dehydrogenase family protein → MAYGVPDDVQTVLDDLDEFIEEEIKPLEEEHIQYFDERREYARTDWENGGVPTEEWEALLGEMRDRADEAGFYRYPLPEKMGGMDGSNLGMAIIREHLAHKGPGLHNVLQSEASVVGNLQFPQILDRFGDEAQQEMIEDVITGETRIAFGLTEPDHGSDATWMETTAEKDGDEWVLDGEKRWNSGMHVADYDMVFARTSGEPGDGEGITAFLVPTDAEGMEIDYYWWTFNMPTDHAEVTIDNVRVPESAVVGEEGKGLHVAQRFVHESRIRQAAASLGAAQFCIDEAVDYAKERETWGEPLARRQAIQFPLAELHTEAEMLRNTIRKTAAALDDQGGQMITESRSSISQLVAMCNYTANDLVCRAADRAMQVHGGVGYSRHKPFEHIYRHHRRYRITEGAEEIQKRRVAGHLFDYI, encoded by the coding sequence ATGGCATATGGAGTGCCCGACGACGTCCAGACAGTGCTAGACGACCTCGACGAGTTCATCGAGGAAGAGATCAAACCGCTCGAGGAAGAGCACATCCAGTACTTCGACGAGCGCCGCGAGTACGCCCGCACGGACTGGGAGAACGGCGGCGTCCCCACGGAGGAGTGGGAGGCGCTGCTCGGGGAGATGCGCGACCGGGCCGACGAGGCCGGCTTCTACCGGTATCCGCTGCCCGAGAAGATGGGGGGGATGGACGGCTCGAACCTCGGGATGGCCATCATCCGCGAACACCTCGCTCACAAGGGCCCCGGGCTGCACAACGTCCTCCAGAGCGAGGCGTCGGTCGTCGGGAACCTCCAGTTCCCGCAGATCCTCGACCGCTTCGGCGACGAGGCCCAGCAGGAGATGATCGAGGACGTCATCACCGGCGAGACCCGGATCGCCTTCGGGCTGACCGAGCCCGACCACGGGAGCGACGCGACGTGGATGGAGACGACCGCCGAGAAAGACGGCGACGAGTGGGTCCTCGACGGCGAGAAGCGCTGGAACAGCGGCATGCACGTGGCCGACTACGACATGGTCTTCGCCCGGACCTCCGGCGAGCCCGGCGACGGCGAGGGGATCACCGCCTTCCTGGTGCCGACCGACGCCGAGGGCATGGAGATCGACTACTACTGGTGGACGTTCAACATGCCGACCGACCACGCGGAGGTCACCATCGACAACGTCCGCGTCCCGGAGTCGGCGGTCGTCGGCGAGGAGGGGAAGGGGCTGCACGTCGCCCAGCGGTTCGTCCACGAGAGCCGGATCCGGCAGGCCGCCGCCAGCCTCGGGGCCGCGCAGTTCTGCATCGACGAGGCCGTCGACTACGCCAAAGAGCGGGAGACCTGGGGGGAACCGCTCGCCAGGCGCCAGGCCATCCAGTTCCCGCTGGCGGAACTGCACACCGAAGCCGAGATGCTCCGGAACACGATCCGCAAGACTGCGGCGGCGCTCGACGACCAGGGCGGCCAGATGATCACCGAGTCCCGCTCGTCGATCAGCCAGCTGGTCGCGATGTGTAACTACACGGCCAACGACCTCGTCTGCCGGGCGGCCGACCGGGCGATGCAGGTCCACGGCGGCGTCGGGTACAGCCGGCACAAGCCCTTCGAGCACATCTACCGCCACCACCGCCGCTACCGGATCACCGAGGGGGCAGAAGAGATCCAGAAACGCCGCGTCGCCGGCCACCTCTTCGACTACATCTGA
- a CDS encoding class I adenylate-forming enzyme family protein, translating into MEGLTLGDVAETNATKYPDDHCLVSLTGDTRRELTFREFDDRVNQLARAFADRGVSKGDRVAVYMQNHPETLVTYYAAMKLGALPVPVNHRFKDEEVGYVLRDSGAGLCVFDADARETISTVADRGGTDIQEYLYLGDDVPGFADGFHATRETASTDRVEVVPDRLDEAALMYTSGTTGKPKGCVLTHDNVIQNSVNTVYTCNFEENEDRFLVVTPLFHVAAFALFNNTFYCGSTTYLMNDFDPVRVMEAIEAERLTGSFFVPTMSRALLNVDGFEDYDLGSFRHYMTGAAPSGEELKREVIDAFDANLYDMFGQTEMSPVTCLLDPEAALEKPDSIGKPIVNVAVKVVDDDGEEVEQGEVGRIAYRGPTAFREYLGMPEKTEEVFDDEGYFVSSDLVREDEDGFFYFVGRHDDMIISGGENIHPAEVEEVLHEHDSVAEAAVVGVPDEEWTERVKAAVVLHDGESMTPGDVTEHVGRNLADFKKPREVEFYDELPRNPSGKVLRADLE; encoded by the coding sequence ATGGAGGGACTGACCCTCGGTGACGTCGCGGAGACGAACGCAACGAAATATCCCGACGACCACTGTCTCGTGTCACTCACCGGCGACACGCGGCGGGAACTCACGTTCCGGGAGTTCGACGACCGCGTGAACCAGCTCGCCCGCGCCTTCGCCGACCGCGGGGTCTCGAAGGGCGACCGCGTCGCGGTCTACATGCAGAACCACCCGGAGACGCTCGTGACCTACTACGCCGCGATGAAACTCGGGGCACTGCCGGTCCCCGTCAACCACCGGTTCAAGGACGAGGAGGTCGGCTACGTCCTCCGTGACAGCGGCGCGGGGCTCTGTGTCTTCGACGCCGACGCGAGGGAGACGATCTCGACGGTCGCCGACCGGGGCGGGACGGACATCCAGGAGTACCTGTATCTCGGGGACGACGTCCCCGGCTTCGCAGACGGCTTCCACGCCACGCGCGAGACCGCGTCGACCGACCGGGTCGAGGTCGTCCCGGACCGGCTGGACGAGGCCGCCCTCATGTACACGAGCGGGACGACGGGGAAGCCGAAAGGCTGCGTCCTGACCCACGACAACGTCATCCAGAACTCCGTCAACACGGTGTACACCTGCAACTTCGAAGAGAACGAGGACCGGTTTCTCGTCGTCACTCCGCTCTTTCACGTCGCGGCCTTCGCGCTGTTCAACAACACCTTCTACTGCGGGTCGACGACCTACCTGATGAACGACTTCGACCCGGTCCGGGTGATGGAGGCCATCGAGGCGGAACGGCTCACCGGCTCGTTTTTCGTCCCGACGATGAGCCGCGCGTTGCTCAACGTCGACGGCTTCGAGGACTACGACCTCGGGTCGTTCCGCCACTACATGACCGGCGCCGCGCCCTCGGGGGAGGAACTCAAGCGGGAGGTCATCGACGCCTTCGACGCCAACCTCTATGACATGTTCGGACAGACGGAGATGTCCCCGGTCACGTGTCTGCTCGACCCCGAGGCCGCCCTCGAGAAGCCCGACAGCATCGGGAAGCCGATCGTCAACGTGGCGGTCAAGGTCGTCGACGACGACGGCGAGGAGGTGGAGCAAGGCGAGGTCGGGCGGATCGCCTACCGCGGCCCGACCGCGTTCCGGGAGTACCTCGGCATGCCCGAGAAGACCGAAGAGGTGTTCGACGACGAGGGATACTTCGTCTCCTCGGACCTCGTTCGCGAGGACGAGGACGGCTTCTTCTACTTCGTCGGTCGCCACGACGACATGATCATCTCCGGCGGCGAGAACATCCACCCCGCGGAGGTCGAGGAGGTGCTCCACGAACACGACAGCGTCGCCGAGGCGGCGGTCGTGGGCGTGCCGGACGAGGAGTGGACCGAGCGGGTGAAGGCGGCCGTCGTCCTCCATGACGGCGAATCGATGACCCCCGGGGACGTCACCGAGCACGTCGGACGAAACCTCGCCGACTTCAAGAAACCGCGCGAGGTGGAGTTCTACGACGAACTCCCGCGCAACCCCTCCGGCAAGGTCCTCAGGGCGGACCTCGAGTGA
- the rdfA gene encoding rod-determining factor RdfA: protein MSEYGCKVCRVLDEYGMERYEEQLLEQWQADPPQRKGYRQLAEWFNTLMLRREMDRAGLSTLGGEAESKYERLRGDGTLAEEVATGLSNAGVPIAQLRDDFVSYGVVRTHLTECLGAEVDLQSGDWERDALGIARDHAATKAEEAVRSLRNKEQLSAGGEVDVSVTVELECESCHTRVPVDRAVRREYVCHCDD from the coding sequence ATGAGTGAGTACGGGTGTAAAGTTTGCCGGGTGTTGGACGAGTACGGCATGGAACGCTACGAGGAGCAACTCCTCGAGCAGTGGCAGGCGGACCCGCCCCAGCGGAAGGGCTACCGGCAACTCGCCGAGTGGTTCAACACGCTCATGCTGCGCCGCGAGATGGACCGCGCCGGTCTCTCGACGCTGGGCGGCGAGGCCGAGTCGAAGTACGAGCGGCTCCGGGGTGACGGGACGCTCGCCGAGGAAGTCGCGACGGGGCTGTCGAACGCGGGGGTTCCGATCGCCCAGCTGCGGGACGACTTCGTCTCCTACGGCGTGGTCCGGACACACCTCACGGAGTGTCTCGGTGCCGAGGTCGACCTCCAGAGCGGGGACTGGGAGCGTGACGCACTGGGGATCGCGCGGGACCACGCCGCCACGAAAGCCGAGGAGGCGGTCCGCTCGCTCCGGAACAAGGAGCAGCTGTCGGCCGGCGGCGAGGTCGACGTCTCCGTCACCGTCGAACTCGAGTGCGAGAGCTGCCACACCCGCGTGCCCGTCGACCGCGCGGTCCGTCGCGAGTACGTCTGTCACTGTGACGATTGA
- a CDS encoding 3-hydroxyacyl-CoA dehydrogenase family protein yields MNVAVLGAGSMGHGIAHVSALGGHSVIVRDVEQERIERGLEQVEADLEDGVERGKLTPAEKEDAIERLTGTVSLEPAVEDADLVVEAVPERLDLKQEVFEEAEAVAPGDAVMATNTSSLSVTEIAGALEDPSRCIGLHFFNPAHIMPLVEVVVAEQTNAETEEFADRYVDSIDKTPTTVTDVPGFASSRLGAIFSLEAIRMAQEGVASVEDIDETMRLGYNLPMGPIELVDHTGVDVNVEVMEYLREELGERFKPPQLLKRKLRAGKLGRKTGEGFYVWENGEIVGVSGDAG; encoded by the coding sequence ATGAACGTTGCAGTCCTGGGAGCTGGCTCGATGGGCCACGGCATCGCTCACGTCAGCGCCCTCGGCGGACACTCGGTCATCGTCCGCGACGTCGAACAGGAGCGCATCGAGAGGGGCCTCGAGCAGGTCGAGGCGGACCTGGAGGACGGTGTCGAGCGCGGGAAGCTCACGCCGGCCGAGAAGGAAGACGCCATCGAGCGGCTCACCGGGACGGTCTCGCTCGAACCGGCCGTCGAGGACGCCGACCTCGTCGTCGAGGCGGTCCCGGAGCGTCTCGACCTCAAGCAGGAGGTTTTCGAGGAGGCCGAGGCGGTCGCACCCGGCGACGCTGTCATGGCCACGAACACCTCGTCGCTGTCCGTCACGGAGATCGCCGGCGCGCTGGAGGACCCCTCGCGCTGTATCGGGCTTCACTTCTTCAATCCCGCCCACATCATGCCGCTGGTGGAGGTCGTCGTCGCCGAGCAGACGAACGCTGAGACGGAGGAGTTCGCGGACAGGTACGTCGACAGCATCGACAAGACACCGACGACGGTCACCGACGTGCCCGGCTTCGCCTCCTCCCGGCTCGGCGCGATATTCAGCCTCGAGGCGATCCGCATGGCCCAGGAGGGAGTCGCGAGCGTCGAGGACATCGACGAGACGATGCGGCTGGGGTACAACCTCCCGATGGGACCGATCGAGCTCGTCGACCACACCGGAGTCGACGTCAACGTCGAGGTGATGGAGTACCTCCGGGAGGAACTCGGCGAACGGTTCAAGCCGCCACAGCTGCTCAAGCGAAAGCTCCGGGCCGGGAAGCTCGGCCGGAAGACCGGCGAGGGGTTCTACGTCTGGGAGAACGGGGAGATAGTCGGCGTCAGCGGCGACGCCGGGTAG
- a CDS encoding phosphotransferase family protein yields the protein MTDDDISTDALAAYLSGELAEGTVEVSDLQYHTEGWSRQTVSFTATWTEGGDETARRLVARVDTDEDVDRSHDTRNDIETEYRTMEAAHEAGAPAPEPVLYADDESVLGGAFFLVEHLEGEAPITWDPRDRQQLYEAWDDPENTLPSQFVDATAAVHSVPPEAVPSLEQTDPAEVVDRELDTYERIYEETKLKQEPAVQEALRWFRANKPEVPETTLVHGDYRIGNVLVTEDELTGVLDWEFARVGDPLYDLGYASTRYFSGKLIEPTERPELASALVEREWFYDEYEKRTGRTVDRDRVRYWQAFSAFTMMTRGVAGAHRYQEGETDGVRSAWFQYIVPGHIEDLLAAVEDDRT from the coding sequence ATGACTGACGACGACATCTCGACGGACGCCCTCGCGGCGTACCTGTCGGGCGAGCTGGCCGAGGGGACAGTCGAGGTCTCCGACCTCCAGTACCACACGGAAGGGTGGTCCAGACAGACCGTCTCCTTCACCGCGACGTGGACCGAAGGTGGCGACGAGACTGCCCGGCGGCTGGTCGCCCGGGTCGACACCGACGAGGACGTCGACCGCTCGCACGACACGCGAAACGACATCGAGACGGAGTACCGGACGATGGAGGCCGCCCACGAGGCGGGCGCCCCGGCGCCGGAGCCGGTGCTGTACGCCGACGACGAGTCCGTGCTCGGCGGGGCCTTCTTCCTCGTCGAACATCTGGAGGGGGAGGCGCCGATCACCTGGGACCCCCGGGACCGACAGCAGCTGTACGAGGCGTGGGACGACCCCGAGAACACGCTCCCGAGCCAGTTCGTCGACGCGACCGCGGCCGTCCACTCCGTCCCCCCAGAGGCGGTCCCCTCCCTGGAGCAGACCGACCCGGCCGAGGTCGTCGACCGCGAACTCGACACCTACGAGCGGATCTACGAGGAGACGAAGCTGAAACAGGAGCCGGCGGTCCAGGAGGCGCTGCGGTGGTTCCGGGCCAACAAGCCGGAGGTGCCGGAGACGACGCTCGTCCACGGCGACTACCGGATCGGGAACGTCCTGGTCACCGAGGACGAACTCACCGGCGTGCTGGACTGGGAGTTCGCGCGGGTCGGCGACCCGCTGTACGACCTGGGCTACGCGAGCACCCGCTATTTCTCCGGGAAGCTCATCGAGCCCACCGAGCGGCCGGAGCTGGCGAGCGCGCTGGTCGAGCGCGAGTGGTTCTACGACGAGTACGAGAAGCGGACGGGCCGGACGGTCGACCGCGACCGGGTCCGCTACTGGCAGGCCTTCTCCGCGTTCACGATGATGACCCGCGGCGTCGCGGGCGCCCACCGGTACCAGGAAGGCGAGACAGACGGCGTCCGCAGCGCGTGGTTCCAGTACATCGTCCCGGGCCACATCGAGGACCTGCTGGCGGCGGTCGAGGACGACCGCACCTGA
- a CDS encoding AsnC family transcriptional regulator codes for MTDRSRDDVLEIDEIDRRILEILANDPRSPYADIADELAEYDIDMSSEGVRRRVTSLLSNMTSFFLPRPERNSWEIVLVTARTRNEADAKREAFDAMSDMDFWFVAEGFGTVDLYGIATAESNPEIDDLLVDVRALEPVTEVDYFIETDRTVNIRNYLPVY; via the coding sequence ATGACAGACCGCTCGCGCGACGACGTCCTCGAAATAGACGAGATCGACCGCCGGATCCTCGAGATCCTGGCCAACGACCCCCGGAGCCCCTACGCCGACATCGCGGACGAACTGGCCGAGTACGACATCGACATGAGCAGCGAGGGCGTCCGCCGGCGCGTGACCTCCCTGCTGTCGAACATGACGAGCTTCTTCCTGCCGCGCCCGGAGCGCAACAGCTGGGAGATCGTGCTCGTGACCGCCCGGACGCGGAACGAGGCCGACGCCAAGCGGGAAGCCTTCGACGCGATGTCGGACATGGACTTCTGGTTCGTCGCCGAGGGCTTTGGCACCGTCGACCTGTACGGCATCGCGACCGCGGAGTCGAACCCGGAGATCGACGACCTGCTCGTGGACGTGCGGGCGCTCGAGCCGGTGACCGAGGTCGACTACTTCATCGAGACCGACCGCACCGTGAACATCAGAAACTACCTCCCGGTGTACTGA
- a CDS encoding enoyl-CoA hydratase/isomerase family protein, whose translation MREIGSGNVKLEIEDRRAEVRLNRPEKRNAMNEALLTDLRTALEEVEADDDVRAMLLLGEGPVFCAGMDLEMMRERGEGDSAEMETSLDDVTHFIDDMSVPSVAGIRGAAVAGAFELVLPVDFRVIDSEANYGLLEVNLGVFPSGGATQRLPRMVGLSKAKELVLTGELIDPEEAADCDLVHEVVDDADDVEARAREWADNLAGNAPLGMKHAREMLNSALDMPLSEGLELEAARGQQLVDTDDYTEGFTARLEGREPEFEGK comes from the coding sequence ATGCGCGAAATCGGTAGCGGAAACGTGAAACTCGAGATCGAGGACAGGCGGGCGGAAGTGCGGCTGAACCGGCCGGAGAAGCGAAACGCGATGAACGAGGCGCTGCTCACCGACCTCCGGACGGCACTCGAGGAAGTCGAAGCCGACGACGACGTGCGGGCCATGCTCCTGCTCGGCGAGGGGCCGGTCTTCTGTGCGGGAATGGACCTGGAGATGATGCGCGAGCGCGGGGAGGGCGACAGCGCCGAGATGGAGACGTCGCTGGACGACGTCACCCACTTCATCGACGACATGAGCGTGCCCTCGGTCGCCGGGATCAGGGGCGCGGCGGTCGCCGGGGCGTTCGAGCTCGTGTTGCCGGTCGACTTCCGGGTCATCGACAGCGAGGCGAACTACGGGCTGCTCGAGGTGAACCTCGGGGTGTTCCCCTCCGGCGGGGCGACCCAGCGGCTCCCCCGGATGGTGGGGCTCTCGAAGGCCAAGGAGCTCGTGCTCACCGGGGAGCTGATCGACCCCGAGGAGGCGGCCGACTGTGACCTGGTCCACGAGGTCGTCGACGACGCCGACGACGTCGAGGCCCGCGCCCGCGAGTGGGCGGACAACCTGGCCGGGAACGCGCCGCTGGGAATGAAACACGCCCGCGAGATGCTCAACTCGGCGCTCGATATGCCGCTGTCGGAAGGGCTGGAACTCGAGGCCGCCCGCGGCCAGCAGCTCGTCGACACCGACGACTACACCGAAGGGTTCACCGCCAGACTCGAGGGCAGAGAGCCCGAATTCGAGGGGAAGTAA
- a CDS encoding acyl-CoA dehydrogenase family protein, with amino-acid sequence MATTDERVIDGVSFETDDETQLILDSLDDFIEQEVEPVVDDLGETYSNPRLRHEPDGRVVDEVVEAKETIRKKSAEAGFYAMNLPEEAGGGGVSNVTWYRAKKRVASHGTGLTENVLAGPEGPKPLLLQAEDEQVEKYLEPTIAGEKSTAFGQTEPGVGSDSPNMDTTAEKEGDEWVINGQKQWITNAPYADFIQVFARTTPQEEAGRYGGITCFIVEDDEFEVGSFNNAVGSVGLQAEVILDDVRVPEDRVLGEVDNAFYAAMGFLSLGRLELGAEAVGAAENVLDLGVEYANSREAFGRTIGKFQGISHKLAEGRARTYAADAAGLRLAWAMDRGEETIEESSIFKYFATNVFFDVADDVLQVHGGNGLSEDNPFMDNLQYARLLRIVEGTDEIQLNTIAKQLGIE; translated from the coding sequence ATGGCGACGACAGACGAGCGTGTGATCGACGGTGTGAGCTTCGAGACCGACGACGAGACGCAGCTGATCCTCGACAGCCTCGACGACTTCATCGAGCAGGAAGTCGAACCGGTCGTCGACGACCTCGGTGAGACCTACAGCAACCCCCGGCTGCGCCACGAGCCCGACGGCCGGGTGGTCGACGAGGTCGTCGAGGCCAAGGAGACGATCCGGAAAAAGAGCGCGGAGGCGGGCTTTTACGCGATGAACCTCCCGGAGGAGGCCGGGGGCGGCGGCGTCTCGAACGTGACGTGGTACCGCGCGAAGAAACGGGTCGCCTCCCACGGGACCGGGCTGACCGAGAACGTGCTCGCGGGGCCGGAGGGGCCCAAGCCCCTGCTGCTCCAGGCCGAGGACGAGCAGGTCGAAAAATACCTCGAGCCGACCATCGCCGGCGAGAAGTCGACGGCCTTCGGCCAGACCGAGCCGGGCGTGGGCTCCGACTCGCCGAACATGGACACCACAGCGGAGAAGGAGGGCGACGAGTGGGTCATCAACGGACAGAAGCAGTGGATCACCAACGCACCCTACGCCGACTTCATCCAGGTCTTCGCCCGCACCACCCCGCAGGAGGAGGCCGGCCGTTACGGGGGGATCACCTGCTTCATCGTCGAGGACGACGAGTTCGAGGTCGGGTCGTTCAATAACGCCGTCGGCTCCGTGGGACTGCAGGCGGAGGTCATCCTCGACGACGTCCGCGTGCCCGAGGACCGCGTGCTCGGCGAGGTCGACAACGCCTTCTACGCGGCGATGGGCTTTCTCTCGCTGGGCCGGCTCGAACTCGGCGCGGAGGCCGTCGGGGCGGCCGAGAACGTGCTCGACCTCGGCGTGGAGTACGCCAACAGCCGCGAGGCCTTCGGGCGGACGATCGGGAAGTTCCAGGGGATCTCCCACAAGCTCGCCGAGGGGCGGGCCCGGACCTACGCGGCAGACGCCGCCGGCCTGCGGCTCGCGTGGGCGATGGACCGCGGCGAGGAGACCATCGAGGAGTCGTCGATCTTCAAGTACTTCGCCACCAACGTCTTCTTCGACGTCGCCGACGACGTGTTGCAGGTCCACGGCGGCAACGGGCTCTCCGAGGACAACCCCTTCATGGACAATCTGCAGTACGCGCGGCTGCTGCGGATCGTCGAGGGGACCGACGAGATCCAGCTGAACACCATCGCCAAACAGCTGGGCATCGAGTGA
- a CDS encoding archaea-specific SMC-related protein: protein MSGHLHLELENVGGIEHKQLSLAEGPTFIQGPNAANKSSFLRGLLFALGSRTVPVRSGADEARVVLSTDERRVERVARRTDSGIRTEGEAWVTDADDVTLLERFAGLLGTNSLRSAVARNEDVESLLKEPMDIEALERERARKVGRKRELTAELESAGDVEDRLESTERDLADRRERLEELESALAELRDERDPAETDDALEQLREERTELRSEAAECETRIEELEAAIDRLEERRAELTATLEEAREAAEGTDVEALERERESVQSELEDVTERLDVLQSVLTANREMLDSGFTGALGSEAGLMGDELTCWTCGQPASVSDVEGTVEELVALVEEDKRRKREREPEIEELTDGIERAREAEREVRRLESERETVERKLTERRDSLEEQRERHRAIHERLDELDDEVAARRADQASAQSGLAEEIEETRVEAETLRREVDRLEEARDSLRERRAELQRKREEVDRLSEEITTLTDRVENRERELRTVFNGTMDELLEALAFEGIERVWLDGEFDLVVARSVDGRTRSDSVEHLAESEREMVGLVLALAGFVTYDVDDVSPVLVLDSLGAFDAERTRRLVDYFADETDYLVATVHPEAAVDATFDTVQFEPPARS, encoded by the coding sequence ATGTCCGGACACCTGCACCTCGAACTGGAGAACGTCGGTGGTATCGAACACAAGCAACTGTCGCTGGCCGAGGGGCCGACGTTCATCCAGGGGCCCAACGCGGCGAACAAGAGCTCCTTTCTCAGAGGCTTGCTCTTCGCGCTCGGGAGCCGGACGGTCCCGGTTCGTAGCGGCGCGGACGAAGCCCGCGTGGTGCTGTCGACCGACGAGCGACGCGTCGAGCGGGTCGCCCGGCGGACCGACTCCGGCATCCGGACCGAGGGCGAGGCGTGGGTCACCGACGCCGACGACGTGACGCTGCTCGAGCGGTTCGCGGGGTTGCTGGGGACGAACTCGCTGCGCAGTGCCGTCGCCCGCAACGAAGACGTCGAGTCGCTGTTGAAAGAGCCGATGGACATCGAGGCACTCGAGCGCGAGCGGGCGCGGAAGGTCGGTCGCAAGCGCGAACTCACAGCGGAACTCGAGTCTGCGGGCGATGTCGAGGACCGCCTCGAGTCTACCGAACGGGACCTGGCCGACAGGCGCGAGCGCCTCGAGGAGCTGGAATCGGCCCTGGCGGAGCTGCGCGACGAGCGCGACCCCGCGGAGACCGATGACGCCCTCGAACAGCTCCGCGAGGAGCGGACCGAACTCCGGTCCGAGGCGGCCGAGTGCGAGACCCGGATCGAGGAGCTGGAGGCCGCTATCGACCGTCTCGAGGAGCGGCGGGCGGAGCTCACCGCGACCCTCGAGGAGGCGCGCGAGGCCGCCGAGGGAACTGACGTCGAGGCACTCGAGCGGGAACGCGAGTCGGTGCAGTCCGAACTCGAGGACGTGACCGAGCGACTCGACGTGCTGCAGTCGGTGCTCACCGCGAACCGCGAGATGCTCGATTCCGGGTTCACCGGCGCGCTCGGCAGCGAGGCCGGGCTGATGGGTGACGAGCTCACCTGTTGGACGTGTGGCCAGCCGGCCTCAGTCTCGGACGTCGAGGGGACCGTCGAGGAGCTGGTGGCGCTCGTCGAGGAAGACAAGCGCCGAAAGCGCGAGCGCGAACCGGAGATCGAGGAACTCACCGACGGGATCGAGCGCGCCCGGGAGGCCGAACGCGAGGTCCGGCGCCTCGAAAGCGAGAGAGAGACCGTCGAGCGGAAGCTGACCGAGCGCCGCGACTCGCTGGAGGAGCAACGGGAGCGACACCGGGCCATCCACGAGCGGCTGGACGAACTCGACGACGAGGTCGCCGCCCGACGGGCCGACCAGGCCTCCGCACAGTCGGGGCTCGCCGAGGAGATCGAGGAGACGCGGGTCGAGGCCGAGACGCTGCGCCGGGAGGTCGACCGGCTCGAGGAGGCCCGCGACTCGCTGCGCGAGCGGCGCGCGGAGCTGCAGCGCAAACGGGAGGAGGTCGACCGGCTCTCCGAGGAGATAACGACGCTGACAGACCGGGTCGAGAACCGCGAACGCGAGCTCCGGACGGTGTTCAACGGGACGATGGACGAGCTGCTGGAGGCGCTGGCGTTCGAGGGGATTGAGCGCGTCTGGCTCGACGGGGAGTTCGACCTCGTGGTCGCCCGGTCGGTCGACGGCCGGACCCGGTCGGACTCCGTCGAGCACCTCGCCGAGAGCGAGCGGGAGATGGTCGGGCTCGTCCTCGCGCTGGCCGGCTTCGTCACCTACGACGTCGACGACGTCTCGCCCGTGCTCGTGTTGGACTCGCTGGGGGCCTTCGACGCGGAGCGGACCCGGCGGCTCGTCGACTACTTCGCCGACGAGACCGACTACCTGGTCGCGACCGTCCATCCGGAAGCCGCCGTCGACGCCACCTTCGACACGGTGCAGTTCGAACCGCCCGCCCGGAGCTGA
- a CDS encoding zinc ribbon domain-containing protein, translating into MNRPVSRKRPWVAAVLGAVAMGLGHIYLRRWRRAIGWFAVFFGVSFLFVDPAALAAVARGSAADPTALAPVFVVGSLSVADAYLLARARNATVRPVSVPEERPTRCPNCGDELDADLDFCHWCAADVSGSDATSSHDRDGKR; encoded by the coding sequence ATGAACCGGCCGGTGTCGCGGAAACGGCCCTGGGTCGCAGCCGTCCTGGGCGCGGTCGCGATGGGGCTCGGCCACATCTATCTCCGCCGGTGGCGCCGCGCAATCGGGTGGTTCGCCGTCTTCTTCGGCGTGAGCTTTCTCTTCGTCGACCCCGCCGCGCTCGCCGCGGTGGCGCGCGGGAGTGCCGCGGACCCGACAGCGCTAGCACCGGTATTCGTGGTGGGGAGCCTCAGCGTCGCCGACGCGTACCTGCTCGCCCGTGCCCGGAACGCGACCGTGCGGCCGGTGTCCGTACCGGAGGAACGGCCGACTCGCTGCCCGAACTGTGGCGACGAACTCGACGCCGACCTCGATTTCTGTCACTGGTGTGCGGCCGACGTCTCCGGATCCGACGCCACATCCTCCCACGACCGCGACGGGAAGCGGTGA